One Citrus sinensis cultivar Valencia sweet orange chromosome 5, DVS_A1.0, whole genome shotgun sequence genomic window, tttataaaaataattctctttgctttaattttcccACCTGAATTTCCCGCCATCCCTGAGCAACGTGAGCCGTTGATTTAGGATGATGGATGTTACGGCCGTTGGATTGGTTGGAACGCAGTACAGCCGTTGGATGGAAAAGGTCCAGGCGGCCAACAGTCGTAGAAAAAGCAGACACGTTCACATAACATGTGTAATGATCATAAAGTAGGAAGAGGAGTGGACCTTCCGGACGCCTTGgtataaaagcaaaagaacGGGGAcgagaaatgaaatttaataaaacgacgggaataatttaataatatatcgCCCTCTATCCAACTTATCATGTGGCTTATTCCCCGATTAATCTTAGCGGTCCatatttcaaattgattttctattttgcaCGACTGTCGTTGGATACAGAGTAATGATAAAAATCGTACgtaattaaacaattattttgcAGGATACTAGCTGTTTCCACGCTTGTATTTTTGCTAATTAAAGATGGGTGTCGTTTGTCTTTTATGTGGCGACTAGGGTAAAAGGTCTCGTGTCTATGCGTCAGTTGCGGTTACAGTTAATTCTGATAATGGTATATTTATGGATGggtaattaaaattcactgaaatcaaaattaattgcatttgaaataaaaatcaaaatggagatgagttatattattattaatgtgtttattttattttgaaagctGAATAAATTATCGCAAGCTAATAACATGATCTTCTTGATTATTgtaaggtggcgtttgttttttaacttaatgacttaaagtgacttaacttaattaattaagttaattagaggtgtttgtttttataacttaatgagactatttagataattttgacttaataaaataagctaatttttttgactttttacttaatggaggaatctaaattaagtcaattacttgctaatgtcaaaaatatcattgttttataatttattttttatgtctatcctaaaactcacccatagatatttaccccacataaaaatatccctgtttttttatttcttatattatatacgataaaatttgaaatttatggtattttatgtattaaaattctaaaataattatatattcacttgaatatggttttatttataaatgttaaaatattgtggtatttaatatattatttatttgacattcaaatttaataaggatacaaatgtaaaagtacatattttcagctttttaagttgaaaaaaacaaacaacttaatacttattttctgagattcagacgaaaaaacaaacatattattcagattcagacattcagacctattcagaattcagactaattcagatctattcagatttcagacaaaaaaacaaacgccacctaagtgtttattataataattatgattattattattaaatgaggtaaaaaaaaattttattttcgtgagagtacaaatattaattcatttctcattcatattttttatttctatttcctTCTCTCACTTGAGATAAAAATGGAAATTCAATTCCACGTTCTTAAATTTATGAGgctgttaaaattttattcttattctccCTTCTCATTTTGAAAGTAAATTAGTTAATGAATCAcatttctattttcatttttattctcagTTAATAAATACACCCTAAGAAgtaacataatataatattttttacatgtATAGAGAATATACGACATGGGTATGCGTATAATATAGTAGTTAGAACAGAATATGAATGACCTGAAGGggataaagaaattatttgaattaattattagtgaAAGAGAGTGGATTCTGGCTAAGGCAGAAGGGCAAGCAAGCAGGcaacaaagaaaattgggTTCCACTACTTATTAAGAAATTTCATATCTTCTTGCACACTTCTTTCGCGGTAAAGTTTGTTTGTTCGttcattataatataattgtaaTACTAATACAATCATCATGTGACGTGATTTTCTCTCCAAGCTGAAAGTCCTGCTAAATCATCACCATTAAACCAGTCATCTGCCGTCATCACTGGTTCAACTTCGATGTTATGTGATTAATTGTGTCACATAAATCTCCACGCAAATTTCGTGATATTatgtttgtaaatttccccCCTAAAAACATAAGTACATGTAATTGAATGCAGATATCCTGTGGTAATGCCCGCCCGCCCGCCCTGGGTTTTCAGTGGGCCTAAACAACGGGGATCGATTTTGATATTCTGCAGAAGAGACCTTTGTGTGCGTGTGGGACAGTGACACTTCTCATAATTCTAATTGTAAATTGCAATTACCATTGCTGCTGCTACGTAGCAAAATTTTATGcccaaaaattacaaagttaTTGTTTCGATTTACTTGTTAacttttttcttgtattttagtTCCGAATTAAACGTACGTACTATAAAGAAGGAAAGAACGATGACGTTTAGTCTTTTCAGAACATGTTCGATGCTCCTTCCTTCCCGACGGAGCTTGACTTGAGATTATTTTGAAGAATAGTCGGGCAGGCACATGGGCCTCGACATAGATTAGGTTAATGGTCAATTCAAAGctccaaattttaaattatttggttGGTGTTGTTCAGTTGGGGTTACTTTGGTAAATGCGTGATGCAGTCGTGGCAGATTATTGGCAAATAGCTCCCCCCCCTGCGTCTTTCACATATTCATTTTCCAACCATATGTTTAAACGACACTAGTTCTTTTTGTTGCAGCACGGGGCATTATTGGTTGCCCACACTCGAAGATTATTGAGACGTAGTTACTGTGAGATTTCGGCACCAACAGGTGAACTAGCGCCATCCTTGGTTTGGGCCCAAGTTTTTAAGTAACAGGAAAGTCATTCTCAAGATATTGGTTCCAACAAGTAAAAGCCCAAAAGCAAGGGGAAAGGTTAACAACAGTCCAAATTAACTATAGACAATTAATTGAATGTAAAACATTTCTTTCAACTAATTTCACGcatagaaaattagaaatagaAATCAGATGAGTACAACGTCTTCtttcatataatatatctACATACATCAATGGCCTTCAAACACAACAAACATCACAATTATGTTGATCGATTATAAACTGCGACCTATGATTACCTAGCTTTGGCCAGTGTGAACTTGACTGCTTACTGAGTTACTATGGGCAATTTAACCATATCCTATTACTATTCGTGTGAAATGAAGAGCATTTAAAATGGCATGAAGCAGAAATACTTCCTTTTAAGCTTCTTCATTCTGCCAACAGCTGCCTTCTTTTCCCCATTTTGAAGTGCTATTTGGCCATTAAATGATGATGTCTGACCATGAGAATTTGATGATGGACTTTCACCCCTGTAATTTGCTTTCTGGCCTTGGACTGCTTGCTTCAAAACCCTGGAATCTAGAGTTCTGTTCACCATGGCTGAATCAGATTCAGTTTTGAAGATATCTCCAGTCTCAGGCTTGCTTCCTTCAACGTTAATAAGAGAACCTGCTGACAGATTTGAGTATTACATTATCTATCCATACAACAACATCCAATTTGGCATAAAGATACAAGTAAGATAAAAGTTTCAGAAAGACTGCCATTTTTTGCTATATCTAGTGGTTCACCAGAAGGTTACCAACCCCACTAAAGAATATAAGCTTGAAGCTTTCATCGATGAAGCAGggcctaataataataatgagagAATTTCTACAAAGTGACCTCATCAAGTTAATGAACGTTTCTACAAAATACTAAAATCGAGTTACCTGGAAAAATAACCACCTCGTTCGGTGTGTGGGATGTAGAGAAACTATACTTGTATTCCGCATTCTCCGGACCCACACCTTTGTTTTTACAAGGTTCCAGTTCTTGCAGCAAAGCTAAATGATCAAAATATTCATCCGATGACAAGGTCATGCCACTTGAATTgtcagaacttgaagaaggtGATAATGGCTGATCAAGATCGTGTAATTCCAAGAAGTCATCTTCAGAAAAATTATCAGCTTCAGGCAGGTTGTCCTCGGCATGATTGGTTGGTCTCTCCATGACAGCCGAAGTTCTACTCTCACCGTCATTACTCACCTGCAAAAGGTTACTGGCCTCAACACACAATGAGAATGTCCCCACCCCAGTCAAATCCacccaaaaacaaattaaaaaaaaaaaagcacaataaAAAGAACACGAAGTCTTCATATAACCAACTGATAGAAGATTgcataactaattattttctctacAATGTTGCCTTCCAGTTACATTATTATCATGTCCATGCTGTGGAAGACCTTCAAATCGACAAACATCTTCGTCGAAGTGATCATTTGACAACCGtagctgtttttttttttcatcttgatTCACCAAATGCCATATGTTccacaattttaaattgtGACCAACTGAGAAAAGGCTTGTTATAATAgcattcatttttaaaaataaaaacttagaaCTCATCCTCCAGTTAAACAATCACCTCTAATCAAGAGCTCCATGTGAAGTCAAAAGTGATGGTTTGGCGCcaacattaaaagaaaaaaactcaaataatgggtcaatattaaaaaattacttgaataTCAATGAAAACCAAACAAAGTTCAAACACGAAATTCACTCAAGCAGACAGAAAACAAGCCCAGAATGCTGAGGCTGACATACCTCACGTCTGATTATTGAAACTTGTCTTGTATCATCCTTATCTTTGTCAAAACTTAATTCCGTTGAATGACTATGAGTTTCATTGTTAATATTGGCGCTAAACAGTTTCTGCTGCATTTCATGGTTAGGGCTTTGTTTACCACTCAAAAAGACTCTGCATAGTGAGCTGGAATCCTGCACATTGTCCAAACAAATGCATAGTTCACACTTCACTGGCAGGCGTGATTGAGAATAACAACGAAATAAACATAACAGTGCATAAGTACAGGGCAAGCAGAATACCTCTTCCTTTTTGTCCCCATACAATCTCTTCTGCGTTATTCTGAACTCTTGCATTACCCAATCAGTTTTACGTTCATTCGGAACTTGACCTTCGAAAAATTCAAGTGTAGTTCTCCAACCAATAATGTAAGAATTTGAGAATATTTCGCAGGTCTCCCCTTTAGCCCTCCATTGTCCATGCTGTGCACTTGTGTTCTCCTTAGAGCACACCAGGTACCAAACTCCATCTGGCACATTACaattcttttacaaaataaaaaataaaaaatggttgGTTTTATCAAGTTAAGCTAACCCTCACACGTTAGAAGTTAAGCTGAACATGTATTGCGAATCCCATATTTGGAAGGGAGTTAAACAAGTGAAGAAGTTTTGGGAATTAACTCATTACCTGACAGCATGAATTTTTTACTCATAGGTGATGCAGAAACTTATTCGTGTAGAGTCCTAAAGCAACTGCTGGACTTCCAGCTCTGCTAATAAATTGTATTAGctccaattaattaattgggcACAGGTTTTAATGAGAGAATTTAG contains:
- the LOC102622045 gene encoding NAC transcription factor 29-like isoform X1; the protein is MCPPTASTPIDVDFASTDENLFGSLERMIRGSPLPCNVINDVNPYNHMPSNLPDGVWYLVCSKENTSAQHGQWRAKGETCEIFSNSYIIGWRTTLEFFEGQVPNERKTDWVMQEFRITQKRLYGDKKEECELCICLDNVQDSSSLCRVFLSGKQSPNHEMQQKLFSANINNETHSHSTELSFDKDKDDTRQVSIIRREVSNDGESRTSAVMERPTNHAEDNLPEADNFSEDDFLELHDLDQPLSPSSSSDNSSGMTLSSDEYFDHLALLQELEPCKNKGVGPENAEYKYSFSTSHTPNEVVIFPGSLINVEGSKPETGDIFKTESDSAMVNRTLDSRVLKQAVQGQKANYRGESPSSNSHGQTSSFNGQIALQNGEKKAAVGRMKKLKRKYFCFMPF
- the LOC102622045 gene encoding NAC transcription factor 29-like isoform X2, with the protein product MCPPTASTPIDVDFASTDENLFGSLERMIRGSPLPCNVINDVNPYNHMPSNLPDGVWYLVCSKENTSAQHGQWRAKGETCEIFSNSYIIGWRTTLEFFEGQVPNERKTDWVMQEFRITQKRLYGDKKEEDSSSLCRVFLSGKQSPNHEMQQKLFSANINNETHSHSTELSFDKDKDDTRQVSIIRREVSNDGESRTSAVMERPTNHAEDNLPEADNFSEDDFLELHDLDQPLSPSSSSDNSSGMTLSSDEYFDHLALLQELEPCKNKGVGPENAEYKYSFSTSHTPNEVVIFPGSLINVEGSKPETGDIFKTESDSAMVNRTLDSRVLKQAVQGQKANYRGESPSSNSHGQTSSFNGQIALQNGEKKAAVGRMKKLKRKYFCFMPF
- the LOC102622045 gene encoding NAC domain-containing protein 26-like isoform X3; the encoded protein is MMSILTTICPQIYLNCNVPDGVWYLVCSKENTSAQHGQWRAKGETCEIFSNSYIIGWRTTLEFFEGQVPNERKTDWVMQEFRITQKRLYGDKKEECELCICLDNVQDSSSLCRVFLSGKQSPNHEMQQKLFSANINNETHSHSTELSFDKDKDDTRQVSIIRREVSNDGESRTSAVMERPTNHAEDNLPEADNFSEDDFLELHDLDQPLSPSSSSDNSSGMTLSSDEYFDHLALLQELEPCKNKGVGPENAEYKYSFSTSHTPNEVVIFPGSLINVEGSKPETGDIFKTESDSAMVNRTLDSRVLKQAVQGQKANYRGESPSSNSHGQTSSFNGQIALQNGEKKAAVGRMKKLKRKYFCFMPF
- the LOC102622045 gene encoding NAC domain-containing protein 26-like isoform X4 produces the protein MSKKFMLSDGVWYLVCSKENTSAQHGQWRAKGETCEIFSNSYIIGWRTTLEFFEGQVPNERKTDWVMQEFRITQKRLYGDKKEECELCICLDNVQDSSSLCRVFLSGKQSPNHEMQQKLFSANINNETHSHSTELSFDKDKDDTRQVSIIRREVSNDGESRTSAVMERPTNHAEDNLPEADNFSEDDFLELHDLDQPLSPSSSSDNSSGMTLSSDEYFDHLALLQELEPCKNKGVGPENAEYKYSFSTSHTPNEVVIFPGSLINVEGSKPETGDIFKTESDSAMVNRTLDSRVLKQAVQGQKANYRGESPSSNSHGQTSSFNGQIALQNGEKKAAVGRMKKLKRKYFCFMPF